One genomic segment of Arachis duranensis cultivar V14167 chromosome 4, aradu.V14167.gnm2.J7QH, whole genome shotgun sequence includes these proteins:
- the LOC107484835 gene encoding uncharacterized protein LOC107484835 — protein sequence MLKFDSQAIGERRLLQLNKLDEFRYQAYENAKIYKEKTKKWHDQKLTRREFIEGQQVLLYNSRLKFFPGKLKSRWSGPFTVIKASPYGHVELMDDKTQRTFTVNGHRLKHYLGDTLDEQRVNYSLN from the coding sequence ATGTTGAAATTTGATAGTCAAGCTATTGGGGAAAGAAGATTGCTGCAGCTCAATAAGTTAGATGAATTCAGATATCAAGCTTATGAAAATGCCAAGATTTACAAGGAGAAaacaaagaaatggcatgatcAAAAGCTAACAAGAAGAGAGTTTATAGAAGGTCAACAAGTACTATTGTACAACTCAAGGCTCAAGTTTTTCCCAGGAAAGTTGAAGTCAAGGTGGTCTGGCCCATTTACAGTCATCAAGGCTTCCCCTTATGGTCATGTGGAACTTATGGATGACAAAACACAGAGGACTTTCACTGTCAATGGCCACAGGCTTAAGCATTACTTGGGAGACACATTGGATGAGCAAAGGGTGAACTATTCCCTCAACTGA